A region of Chloracidobacterium sp. DNA encodes the following proteins:
- the moaA gene encoding GTP 3',8-cyclase MoaA: MPLRDAHNRIIRDLRVSLTDRCNFRCFYCLPNGEPPLARKETILSFEEIVYLTDIFVSLGIEKIRLTGGEPLIRKDVPKLVAEIAKLKPQLTDLALTTNGFDFPRHAAALKDAGLDRVTVSLDSLDREKFLDITGVDALDKVYDAIDAAKKFGFEPIKINACVVRGRNDDEMVDFARFAREYDVAMRFIEFMPLDSGNDWSREMVVPGKEIHDTINAVYPLRLKESSRGSETAWKYEFADGAKGEIGIIAPVTEMFCGACSRIRLTADGQIRTCLFSTTEHNLRDFVRSGANREEIVDFIENVVMKKEPRHYINDAEFVQPSRTMSFIGG; the protein is encoded by the coding sequence ATGCCGCTCCGGGATGCTCACAACCGAATAATTCGCGATCTGCGCGTTTCGCTTACAGATCGCTGTAATTTTCGTTGTTTTTACTGTCTGCCAAATGGCGAGCCTCCGCTTGCTCGGAAAGAAACGATCTTGTCATTTGAGGAGATCGTATATCTGACCGATATTTTCGTTTCGCTTGGCATAGAAAAGATAAGGCTAACGGGCGGTGAACCTTTGATCAGGAAGGACGTTCCTAAGTTAGTTGCCGAGATAGCTAAATTAAAACCACAGCTTACTGACCTTGCTTTAACCACTAACGGATTCGATTTTCCCCGTCATGCCGCTGCGTTAAAAGATGCGGGACTCGACCGTGTCACGGTCAGCCTCGACAGTCTTGACCGTGAAAAATTTCTCGACATCACCGGCGTTGACGCTCTCGATAAAGTTTACGACGCGATCGACGCGGCGAAAAAGTTCGGGTTTGAGCCGATAAAGATCAATGCCTGTGTCGTGCGTGGACGCAACGACGACGAGATGGTGGATTTTGCGCGATTCGCGCGCGAATATGATGTGGCGATGAGGTTTATCGAGTTTATGCCGCTCGATAGCGGCAACGATTGGAGCCGTGAAATGGTCGTTCCAGGCAAGGAGATTCACGATACTATAAACGCTGTCTATCCGCTTCGACTAAAGGAATCGTCGCGCGGCAGCGAAACGGCTTGGAAATATGAATTCGCCGACGGAGCAAAAGGCGAGATCGGAATAATTGCACCCGTGACCGAAATGTTTTGCGGAGCCTGCTCACGCATCCGCCTCACCGCCGACGGCCAGATCCGCACGTGCCTCTTTTCAACCACCGAACATAATTTAAGGGACTTCGTCCGCAGCGGCGCCAACCGAGAAGAGATCGTGGACTTTATCGAAAACGTCGTCATGAAAAAAGAACCGCGTCACTATATTAATGACGCCGAATTTGTTCAGCCCTCGAGGACGATGAGTTTTATTGGGGGATAG
- a CDS encoding sugar ABC transporter permease — protein sequence MDEANKTRITKSTLRAYIMIAILGIIWAYFHWATDSIFLTPRNLSNLMTQMSVTAILAVGMLMVIVSGHIDLSVGSALGFAGGTAAYVLTVLEYGLPSAIIAAIVVGVAIGVFHGVLTAYLNIPAFIVTLGGLLAWRGAVKWLLGGNTIPISDETFKGIGNNNLPLSVGWALATAAIAFVLFMTYRKARSVKDYGLGEANYGGELLKAIIPIGGIVAFIWVMNAYQGVPIPVLILLAVALFGGFLTNSTVFGRYLYAIGGNADAARLSGINNKRNILKVYALLGAFTGVAALIFTARVGSSAPDAGVLKELDAIAACVIGGASLMGGRGTIFGACLGALIMASLDNGMSLLNVRDFMQDIIKGSILVAAVGLDMMGRKQN from the coding sequence ATGGACGAAGCGAACAAAACACGCATCACCAAATCGACGCTGCGGGCATACATCATGATCGCCATATTGGGCATCATCTGGGCGTATTTTCATTGGGCGACCGATTCGATCTTTTTGACGCCGCGCAATCTCTCTAATCTGATGACGCAGATGTCGGTGACGGCGATACTTGCTGTTGGGATGCTGATGGTAATCGTTTCGGGCCATATCGATCTGTCGGTTGGATCGGCGTTGGGGTTTGCGGGCGGCACTGCGGCTTATGTCCTTACCGTTTTGGAGTACGGACTTCCGTCTGCCATCATAGCGGCAATTGTTGTTGGTGTTGCTATCGGAGTTTTTCACGGGGTGTTGACCGCGTATCTGAATATCCCTGCGTTTATCGTTACGCTAGGCGGGCTACTTGCTTGGCGCGGCGCTGTGAAATGGCTTCTCGGCGGCAATACGATACCGATCTCGGATGAAACCTTTAAGGGTATAGGCAACAATAATCTACCTTTGTCCGTCGGTTGGGCATTGGCTACGGCTGCTATTGCGTTCGTATTGTTTATGACCTATCGCAAAGCCAGATCGGTCAAAGATTACGGACTTGGCGAAGCAAATTACGGCGGCGAGTTGCTTAAAGCGATTATTCCTATCGGCGGCATTGTTGCGTTTATTTGGGTGATGAATGCATATCAAGGCGTGCCGATCCCGGTTCTAATATTGCTTGCGGTCGCATTATTTGGCGGATTTCTGACTAATTCAACCGTTTTTGGCCGCTACCTCTATGCCATCGGCGGTAACGCCGATGCCGCTCGGTTATCCGGAATAAATAACAAACGAAATATCCTTAAGGTTTACGCTCTCTTAGGAGCATTCACCGGTGTCGCCGCATTGATCTTTACCGCACGTGTCGGAAGCTCCGCTCCGGATGCCGGTGTTTTAAAGGAACTAGACGCCATCGCCGCGTGTGTTATTGGTGGGGCGAGTCTGATGGGCGGACGCGGAACCATCTTCGGAGCATGCCTCGGCGCACTCATCATGGCGAGCCTAGACAACGGTATGTCGTTGCTCAACGTTCGCGATTTTATGCAGGACATCATCAAAGGCTCGATCCTTGTCGCGGCGGTAGGTTTGGATATGATGGGTAGGAAGCAGAATTAG
- a CDS encoding xylose ABC transporter ATP-binding protein, with amino-acid sequence MPLLEMRNIVKEFPGVRALDGVSFTLDAGEFHALVGENGAGKSTLMKVLSGVYPEGSFEGDILVDDEIRHFRGIRDSESAGIAIIFQELSLVKELTVGENIFLGKEPSRFGVINWSELYHKAAELLQKLHLPIDPRVQVATLGIGQQQLVEIAKALSQDAKILVLDEPTAALTESEVETLFGILEKLRERGVGMIYISHKLDEVFKMSDRITVLRDGKTVATHAAAETDKNEVIAAMVGREVGDIFPKAEHNCGKTALSVKDLTAYSLEDTEKKLVDNISFDVRKGEVLGIAGLMGAGRTELLMTIFGAWSGRYSGEIEIDGEPASIHSPADAISNGIGFVTEDRKRYGLLLDQTITDNMTLAGLRSLSGKFLTDRTRETIAVEAPMKGLRIKANSPRTIAGTLSGGNQQKVVLGKWLLTKPKILFLDEPTRGIDVGAKQEIYTEINKLAKQGMAIVLVSSELPEVLGLSDRVIVLYEGKLTGEFTREEATPEKVMAAATGNN; translated from the coding sequence AAAGTTCTGTCCGGCGTTTATCCCGAAGGCTCCTTTGAAGGCGATATATTGGTAGATGACGAGATCAGGCATTTTCGAGGGATACGCGATTCGGAATCTGCGGGCATCGCGATCATCTTTCAGGAGCTTTCGCTTGTAAAAGAACTGACTGTTGGTGAGAACATCTTTCTCGGCAAAGAGCCGTCTCGGTTCGGTGTTATAAATTGGTCCGAGCTTTATCACAAGGCCGCTGAATTATTACAGAAGCTACATCTGCCTATCGATCCGCGTGTTCAGGTCGCCACGCTTGGCATAGGCCAGCAGCAACTCGTTGAGATCGCGAAAGCATTGTCGCAGGACGCTAAGATTCTCGTCCTCGACGAGCCGACCGCCGCTCTGACAGAGTCGGAGGTCGAGACACTTTTCGGCATACTCGAAAAACTTCGCGAGCGTGGCGTCGGGATGATCTATATTTCGCACAAGCTCGACGAGGTTTTCAAAATGAGTGACCGCATCACTGTCCTGCGTGACGGCAAAACGGTTGCAACACACGCCGCCGCCGAAACGGATAAGAACGAGGTCATTGCGGCAATGGTTGGCCGTGAGGTCGGTGATATTTTCCCCAAGGCGGAGCATAACTGCGGGAAAACTGCTTTGAGCGTCAAAGATCTAACGGCGTACTCACTTGAAGACACCGAGAAAAAGTTGGTTGACAATATTTCGTTCGATGTGAGAAAAGGCGAGGTGCTTGGCATTGCAGGTTTAATGGGAGCTGGCCGCACTGAGCTTTTGATGACGATATTTGGAGCTTGGAGTGGCAGATATTCGGGTGAGATCGAGATCGACGGCGAACCGGCTTCCATTCATTCACCGGCCGATGCTATTTCAAACGGGATTGGATTTGTGACGGAGGATCGCAAGCGTTATGGGTTGTTACTCGATCAAACGATCACTGATAACATGACGCTTGCGGGCCTGCGCTCCTTATCCGGAAAGTTTCTGACTGATCGAACAAGAGAAACTATTGCAGTTGAGGCACCGATGAAAGGCCTGCGGATCAAGGCAAATTCGCCGAGGACAATCGCCGGAACACTCTCAGGCGGCAATCAGCAAAAGGTCGTACTCGGGAAATGGCTTTTGACCAAGCCAAAAATTCTCTTCCTCGACGAACCGACACGTGGTATCGATGTAGGTGCAAAGCAGGAAATATACACTGAGATCAATAAGCTGGCAAAACAGGGAATGGCGATCGTACTCGTTTCATCTGAGTTACCCGAAGTGCTCGGGCTTTCGGACCGCGTTATCGTTTTATACGAAGGCAAACTTACAGGTGAATTCACCCGCGAAGAGGCGACTCCCGAAAAGGTAATGGCTGCGGCGACCGGTAATAATTAA